One genomic window of Halobellus limi includes the following:
- a CDS encoding sugar nucleotidyltransferase yields MQAVVLAAGKGTRLRPLTEDKPKVLVEANDKPLVEHVFDDLIDLDAEEFVVVGYLKEKIMERYGDEYRGIPITYAHQREQKGLAHALLTAEPYVDDFMLMLGDNIFRGNLGDVVSRQREDRADAAFLVEEASRYGVCNTNKYGEITEVLEKPEDPPSNLVMTGFYTFTPAILHACHLVQPSDRGEYELPDAIDLLIQSGRTIDAIRLDGWRIDVGYPENRDRAEERLTGDESQQTDTGSEPEPTKEA; encoded by the coding sequence ATGCAAGCCGTCGTTCTCGCCGCGGGCAAGGGTACCCGCCTCCGCCCGCTCACCGAAGACAAGCCGAAGGTCCTCGTCGAAGCCAACGACAAGCCGCTTGTCGAGCACGTCTTCGACGATCTTATCGACCTCGATGCCGAGGAGTTCGTCGTCGTTGGCTACCTCAAAGAGAAGATTATGGAGCGCTATGGCGACGAATACCGTGGAATTCCGATCACGTACGCGCACCAGCGCGAGCAGAAGGGGCTCGCACACGCGCTCCTCACGGCCGAGCCGTACGTCGACGACTTTATGCTGATGTTGGGAGACAACATCTTCCGCGGGAACCTCGGCGACGTCGTCAGCCGACAGCGTGAAGACCGCGCGGACGCCGCGTTCCTCGTCGAGGAGGCGAGTCGCTACGGCGTCTGCAACACCAACAAGTACGGCGAGATCACGGAGGTCCTCGAAAAGCCCGAGGACCCGCCGTCGAACCTGGTGATGACCGGGTTCTACACGTTCACCCCCGCCATCCTCCACGCCTGTCACCTGGTCCAGCCCTCCGACCGCGGCGAGTACGAACTCCCTGACGCGATCGATCTCCTGATTCAGTCCGGCCGAACAATCGACGCCATCCGCCTCGACGGCTGGCGCATCGACGTCGGGTATCCCGAGAACCGCGACCGAGCGGAGGAACGCCTCACTGGCGACGAATCACAGCAGACCGACACGGGGTCGGAACCGGAACCGACAAAAGAGGCCTGA
- a CDS encoding sugar phosphate nucleotidyltransferase produces the protein MKAVILAAGEGTRLEPLTAVRPKPMLPVANKPLLEYVVEAAAEAGIDEIVIVVGYKRERIQNHFGDGDDWGVDIEYVLQEKQLGTGHAILQVEDVVGDEFVVLNGDLIMGSESVERLVRRREATGNTVMSVIRSRQPSAYGVVELDGDTVVSVVEKPPEHTQPSNLINAGAYAFDRSIFDAIRETDSPGEQAITDTLSRIAGHGDIEGVRFEGQWLDVSHLWDLLSVNGRILDHMAAADHPSVSVHESAVVSDNCVVGPDTYVRANATVLPGVSLGANVEVGSNAVVSNSVVFADATIEPGAVVRDCIVGENATVGENATVSGGDTDIVVNGNHYENVRLGGVVGDNADLGGGVTVSPGTVIGNGTTVATGASVSGRIESNATVRRG, from the coding sequence ATGAAAGCGGTTATTCTCGCGGCCGGAGAGGGGACACGTCTCGAGCCCCTCACGGCCGTGCGGCCGAAACCGATGCTTCCAGTGGCGAACAAGCCGCTGCTCGAATACGTGGTTGAGGCCGCAGCCGAGGCAGGAATCGACGAGATCGTCATCGTCGTGGGGTACAAACGCGAGCGGATACAGAACCACTTCGGCGACGGCGACGACTGGGGCGTCGATATAGAGTACGTCCTTCAGGAGAAACAGCTCGGAACCGGACACGCGATCCTCCAGGTGGAAGACGTGGTCGGAGACGAGTTCGTCGTACTGAACGGAGACTTGATTATGGGAAGCGAATCCGTCGAGCGGCTCGTTCGACGGCGCGAGGCTACGGGAAACACGGTGATGAGCGTTATCCGCTCACGGCAACCGTCGGCATACGGCGTCGTCGAACTCGACGGCGACACCGTGGTGAGCGTCGTCGAGAAACCACCGGAACACACCCAGCCGTCGAACCTGATCAACGCGGGTGCGTACGCGTTCGACCGGTCGATATTCGACGCGATACGGGAGACCGACTCGCCAGGCGAACAAGCGATAACCGACACCCTCTCGCGGATCGCCGGTCACGGCGACATCGAGGGAGTTCGGTTCGAGGGACAGTGGCTCGACGTCTCGCACCTCTGGGATCTGTTGTCGGTGAACGGGAGGATCCTCGATCATATGGCTGCCGCGGATCACCCGTCAGTATCGGTCCACGAATCGGCAGTGGTTTCCGACAACTGCGTCGTCGGCCCTGACACGTACGTCCGAGCGAACGCGACGGTCCTTCCGGGCGTTTCGCTCGGCGCTAACGTCGAAGTTGGATCGAACGCGGTCGTCTCGAACAGTGTCGTGTTCGCGGACGCGACGATCGAACCTGGCGCGGTCGTTCGGGATTGCATCGTCGGCGAGAACGCGACAGTCGGCGAGAACGCGACAGTCAGTGGCGGCGACACCGACATCGTCGTGAACGGCAATCACTACGAGAACGTCCGTCTCGGGGGTGTCGTCGGAGACAACGCGGATCTCGGCGGCGGCGTGACGGTTTCGCCAGGGACCGTGATCGGGAACGGCACGACCGTCGCTACCGGCGCGTCCGTCTCCGGGCGGATCGAATCGAACGCGACTGTTCGGAGGGGATAA
- a CDS encoding DegT/DnrJ/EryC1/StrS family aminotransferase: MVPEKPARYGGEPIRDEVLGYGGQSITEREKEAVVEALEGDYITRGPTVTEFEERVADLVGVEHAIATTSGTTALHLAGEAAGFGPGDEVITTPLTFVSTAHAATYTGATPVFADIDPHRRTLDPDAVRDQITDDTVGLVPMHYAGHPADIEGLLEVADEQDLTVIWDACHAFGGTWEGEPIGAQRDLAIFSFHPVKSVTTGEGGMVVTDDDDLAARIRRLRSFDMSYDPDGHEEEPWYQVAEGVGYNYNVTDIQAALGLTQLDRLDDFKRRRDEIIEQYDEAFAEIDGIRTPPQAANADPLYHLYAIEVSEEFGCDCKEFVNAMHAENIGVQVHYVPLHFHPLFQDRYGYTEGDFPATERVYERIVSLPFFPEMDSSDVRNVVQAIDRLHQYHAE; this comes from the coding sequence ATGGTGCCTGAGAAACCCGCCCGCTACGGTGGCGAGCCGATTCGTGACGAAGTGCTTGGCTATGGAGGTCAAAGCATCACCGAACGCGAGAAAGAGGCCGTCGTCGAAGCGCTCGAAGGCGACTACATCACCCGTGGACCGACCGTCACAGAGTTCGAAGAACGAGTTGCCGATCTCGTTGGGGTAGAGCACGCGATCGCGACGACGTCGGGAACGACAGCGTTGCACCTCGCCGGCGAGGCTGCGGGATTTGGTCCCGGTGACGAGGTGATTACGACACCGCTGACGTTTGTCTCGACAGCACACGCGGCGACCTACACCGGTGCAACTCCGGTCTTCGCAGATATCGATCCACATCGTCGGACGCTCGATCCCGACGCGGTTCGTGATCAGATTACTGATGATACAGTTGGGCTCGTTCCGATGCATTACGCTGGGCACCCAGCAGACATTGAGGGACTACTCGAAGTCGCAGACGAACAAGATCTCACAGTCATCTGGGACGCGTGTCACGCCTTTGGAGGCACCTGGGAAGGAGAACCCATCGGTGCCCAGCGTGATCTCGCTATCTTCAGCTTCCACCCCGTAAAGAGCGTAACGACCGGTGAAGGGGGAATGGTCGTCACGGACGACGACGACCTAGCGGCACGGATTCGTCGCCTTCGATCGTTCGATATGAGCTACGATCCGGACGGTCACGAGGAGGAGCCGTGGTATCAGGTAGCTGAAGGCGTCGGCTACAACTACAACGTTACAGACATTCAGGCAGCACTCGGCCTCACACAACTGGATCGCTTAGACGATTTCAAACGTCGACGAGACGAAATCATCGAGCAGTATGATGAAGCGTTTGCGGAGATCGATGGGATTCGGACGCCACCCCAAGCAGCCAATGCAGACCCATTGTATCACCTGTACGCGATTGAGGTGAGTGAAGAATTCGGTTGTGATTGCAAAGAGTTCGTGAACGCGATGCACGCGGAGAATATCGGTGTGCAGGTACACTATGTCCCGCTGCACTTTCATCCGTTGTTCCAGGACAGATACGGCTACACCGAGGGTGACTTCCCCGCAACCGAACGTGTATATGAGCGTATCGTGAGTCTCCCGTTCTTCCCCGAAATGGATTCGAGTGACGTACGGAACGTCGTGCAGGCTATCGACCGTCTCCATCAGTATCACGCGGAGTAG
- a CDS encoding GDP-mannose 4,6-dehydratase — protein sequence MQVLVTGGAGFIGSNLAEGFLDAGHRVVVLDNLDPYYDLGIKEHNLEVCHEAGDDHFEFVEGSTTDEELVDEVVASNDVDVIFHQASKAGVRTSVEHPKAYNESNIDGIVTVLEAAADHGVDRVVNASSSSVYGVPEYLPYDEDHPNHPKSPYAVTKLAAEHYCNVYDDLRDLSTVNLRYFTVYGPRMRPNMAISNFVSRCLNGEPPIIYGDGEQTRDFTFIDDVVEANRTLLETSDADGESMNVGSNDNISIRELAEYIVAETGADVDIVHEEAKDADARHTHADVSKAGELIDYEPTTDIREGVSKFIDWYEANREWYEPLVRNS from the coding sequence ATGCAAGTGCTAGTCACCGGGGGTGCCGGATTCATCGGCTCGAACCTCGCCGAAGGGTTCCTTGACGCGGGCCACCGCGTCGTCGTCCTGGACAATCTCGATCCGTACTACGACCTCGGCATCAAGGAACACAACCTCGAAGTATGCCACGAAGCGGGTGACGACCACTTCGAGTTCGTCGAGGGCTCGACGACGGACGAGGAGTTGGTCGACGAGGTCGTCGCCTCGAACGACGTCGACGTGATTTTCCATCAGGCATCGAAGGCCGGCGTCCGAACGAGCGTCGAGCACCCGAAGGCCTACAACGAGAGCAACATCGACGGCATCGTGACCGTCCTCGAAGCCGCCGCGGATCACGGCGTCGACCGCGTCGTGAACGCCTCTTCCTCCTCGGTCTACGGCGTTCCCGAGTACCTCCCCTACGACGAGGACCACCCGAACCATCCCAAGAGTCCCTACGCGGTCACGAAACTCGCCGCCGAGCACTACTGCAACGTCTACGACGACCTCCGCGACCTCTCGACCGTAAATCTCCGATACTTCACCGTCTACGGCCCGCGGATGCGTCCGAATATGGCCATCTCGAACTTCGTCTCGCGCTGTCTGAACGGGGAACCGCCGATCATCTACGGCGACGGCGAGCAGACGCGCGACTTCACGTTCATCGACGACGTCGTCGAGGCGAACCGCACGCTACTGGAGACGAGCGACGCCGACGGCGAGTCGATGAACGTCGGCTCGAACGACAACATCTCGATCCGAGAGCTCGCCGAGTACATCGTCGCCGAGACGGGCGCAGACGTCGACATCGTCCACGAGGAGGCGAAAGACGCCGACGCGCGACACACCCACGCCGACGTCTCGAAAGCCGGTGAGCTGATCGACTACGAGCCCACCACGGACATCCGCGAAGGCGTCTCGAAGTTCATCGACTGGTACGAGGCGAACCGCGAGTGGTACGAACCGCTCGTCCGGAACTCCTAA
- the glmS gene encoding glutamine--fructose-6-phosphate transaminase (isomerizing) has protein sequence MCGIVGYVGSSEALPILATGLKNLEYRGYDSAGIALADGDGIEVHKQAGEIDDLELPSNSPETIGVGHTRWSTHGEPTDANAHPHVDCTGDVAVVHNGIIENYATLRDELERSGHEFTSETDTEVVPHLVEEELEGGASLPEAVEAVVERLHGSYALGVVTPEYDGIVATRRGSPLVVGHGDTGNFIASDVTAFLEHTRRVSYIEDGDIAYVTADDVVVEQDGQRVERAVETVEWEAEAAEKGGYEHYMLKEIHEQPTALRQAISGRLDELHGDVDLDIELPEEYLQSLEEIQIVACGTSYHAGMVAAQLFEEHASVRTSVEIASEYEFQGGRDPWRTLVVAVTQSGETADTLSALRKANRSGARTLAVTNTVGSTATREADHTLYIRAGPEIGVAATKTFASQVATLTLLSVYLGRHRSELGSSRASDVLASVRNLPGAVQQALDAESQVLEVAETYVDSDAFFFIGRELGYPVALEGALKLKEISYDHAEGFAAGELKHGPLALVTPNTPTLAVLTEGTRSKETLNNVKEVESRGSPVVGCSSLEDGGLLDAAFDVPEIGVMEPLVANVYLQLFAYHVANLKGRPIDKPRNLAKSVTVE, from the coding sequence ATGTGTGGAATCGTCGGCTACGTCGGCAGTTCGGAAGCGCTCCCGATTCTGGCGACCGGGCTCAAGAACCTGGAGTACCGCGGGTACGATTCCGCGGGTATCGCGCTCGCCGACGGGGACGGCATCGAAGTCCACAAGCAGGCGGGCGAGATCGACGATCTGGAACTTCCCAGCAACTCGCCTGAGACGATCGGCGTCGGGCACACGCGCTGGAGCACGCACGGGGAACCGACGGACGCGAACGCGCACCCGCACGTCGACTGCACGGGCGACGTCGCCGTCGTCCACAACGGAATCATCGAGAACTACGCGACGCTCAGAGACGAGCTGGAACGGAGCGGGCACGAGTTCACCAGTGAGACCGACACCGAGGTCGTCCCGCACCTCGTCGAAGAGGAACTCGAAGGCGGTGCGTCGCTCCCGGAGGCCGTCGAGGCGGTCGTCGAGCGCCTGCACGGGAGTTACGCGCTCGGCGTCGTCACGCCCGAGTACGACGGCATCGTCGCGACTCGCCGAGGCAGCCCGCTCGTCGTCGGCCACGGCGACACGGGAAATTTCATTGCGAGCGATGTCACCGCGTTTCTCGAACACACGCGTCGCGTCTCCTACATCGAAGACGGCGACATCGCCTACGTCACGGCGGACGACGTCGTCGTAGAGCAGGACGGTCAACGGGTGGAGCGGGCGGTGGAGACTGTCGAGTGGGAGGCGGAGGCCGCAGAGAAGGGCGGGTACGAGCACTATATGCTCAAGGAGATTCACGAACAGCCGACGGCGCTCAGACAGGCGATCTCCGGTCGACTGGACGAGTTACACGGCGACGTCGACCTCGACATCGAACTCCCCGAGGAGTACCTCCAGTCGCTGGAGGAAATCCAGATCGTCGCCTGCGGGACGTCGTATCACGCGGGGATGGTCGCCGCGCAGCTGTTCGAAGAGCACGCGTCGGTCCGGACGTCGGTCGAGATCGCGAGCGAGTACGAGTTCCAGGGCGGGCGTGATCCGTGGCGGACGCTCGTCGTCGCCGTCACGCAGAGCGGCGAGACGGCGGACACGCTCTCGGCGCTCAGAAAGGCGAATCGGAGCGGCGCTCGTACGCTCGCGGTGACGAACACCGTCGGCAGCACGGCGACTCGCGAGGCGGATCACACGCTGTACATCCGCGCGGGGCCGGAGATCGGCGTCGCCGCGACGAAGACCTTCGCCTCGCAGGTCGCGACGCTCACGCTCCTTTCGGTGTATCTGGGTCGCCATCGTAGCGAGTTGGGATCGAGTCGCGCGAGCGACGTGCTCGCGAGCGTTCGAAACCTCCCGGGAGCCGTCCAGCAGGCGCTGGACGCCGAGTCGCAGGTGCTCGAAGTCGCGGAAACGTACGTCGACAGCGACGCGTTCTTCTTCATCGGTCGCGAGCTCGGCTATCCGGTCGCGCTGGAGGGGGCGCTCAAGCTCAAGGAGATCTCCTACGACCACGCGGAGGGGTTCGCCGCCGGCGAGCTCAAACACGGCCCGCTCGCGCTCGTCACACCGAATACGCCCACCTTAGCCGTGCTCACAGAGGGAACGCGTTCGAAGGAGACGCTGAACAACGTCAAGGAGGTCGAATCCAGGGGGTCGCCTGTCGTGGGGTGTTCGTCGCTCGAAGACGGCGGGCTTCTGGACGCGGCGTTCGACGTCCCCGAGATCGGCGTGATGGAGCCGCTCGTCGCGAACGTCTATCTCCAGTTGTTCGCCTACCACGTCGCGAACCTGAAGGGCCGGCCGATCGACAAGCCGCGGAACCTGGCGAAGAGCGTTACGGTGGAGTGA
- the pseG gene encoding UDP-2,4-diacetamido-2,4,6-trideoxy-beta-L-altropyranose hydrolase, translating into MDLAIRADGGPEIGFGHLVRTGTIADEVLSQGGNVTYLTKTPDNIGTVCPTDIDTVALPESGELNTACKWIKRHEPNVVLIDSYEADTGYQETLRKSARATAVLSDDTRHAICADILINGNLYANSLSYEFAGSSPKQLLGPKYVALREQIRALTDQDPPWRERPKRAIITMGGSDMTNQTPTVIQAFDRFDLEIDAIVGPGFSDTQEEEIRNVAENVSVDVCVRRDPDDLPERMFQADFAVSTASSTTYELLALGTPIVSIPVVANQEPIAKALRERDAATVLDREAGKVSFRHAIKKYEADSKLRRDRREYGRQLVDGKGVERIYAEILSIVESDI; encoded by the coding sequence ATGGATCTGGCAATCCGGGCCGACGGCGGACCGGAGATCGGGTTCGGACACCTCGTACGGACCGGTACAATCGCTGACGAAGTACTCAGTCAGGGGGGGAATGTAACGTATTTAACTAAGACTCCTGACAACATAGGAACTGTCTGTCCGACCGACATCGACACAGTCGCGCTACCGGAATCCGGTGAACTGAACACGGCTTGTAAGTGGATCAAACGTCACGAGCCGAATGTCGTGCTGATTGACTCCTATGAGGCAGATACCGGCTATCAGGAGACGTTACGAAAGTCAGCAAGGGCGACCGCAGTGTTGTCCGACGATACGCGACACGCGATCTGTGCCGATATTTTGATCAATGGAAATCTCTACGCAAATAGTCTCTCGTATGAGTTTGCAGGCTCGTCACCGAAGCAGCTCCTCGGTCCAAAATACGTCGCGCTTCGAGAGCAAATTCGAGCACTTACAGATCAAGATCCTCCCTGGCGAGAAAGACCGAAACGAGCTATTATTACGATGGGTGGGAGCGATATGACCAATCAGACACCAACCGTTATCCAAGCGTTCGATAGATTCGATTTAGAGATAGATGCTATTGTAGGCCCTGGTTTCTCTGATACACAAGAAGAGGAGATCAGAAACGTCGCTGAAAATGTATCAGTTGATGTCTGCGTTAGACGAGATCCCGACGACCTCCCAGAGCGTATGTTCCAAGCAGACTTTGCAGTGAGCACAGCGAGTAGTACGACATACGAACTTCTCGCACTAGGAACGCCTATCGTAAGCATCCCAGTTGTAGCCAATCAGGAACCGATCGCAAAAGCGCTTCGTGAACGTGACGCTGCAACCGTACTTGATCGAGAGGCTGGAAAAGTCTCGTTTCGACATGCTATCAAAAAATACGAAGCTGATTCCAAATTAAGAAGGGACCGGCGGGAATACGGTCGTCAACTCGTCGATGGAAAGGGAGTTGAACGGATTTATGCCGAAATACTCTCGATAGTCGAAAGCGATATCTAA
- a CDS encoding N-acetylneuraminate synthase family protein, which translates to MSGFEIGDRKIGPNEPTYIIAEAGSNHNGDLEIAKELIDVAADAGADAVKFQTFRAEDMYVEESGEVEYLDDDRSIYEIIESMEMPFEWIPKLHEYCHERGVQFLSTPFDERSAEKLEEFVPAWKVASYTSSHIPFLEHLAKTDKPIIMSTGAHELEEVAESVGVLREHDVSDLVLLQCVAAYPTPLSDINVRVVKTLQEEFDVLSGLSDHTLDPVIAPSAAVALGATVVEKHFTLDKSMEGPDHQFALEPNELDQMVSAIRGTETAIGGSEKSVLNVEKELYEKARRAIHAVNNIEKGDRFTSENINILRPGEQKAGLHPKFYDEILDETASRNVEKGDGIHWDDVCE; encoded by the coding sequence ATGAGTGGTTTCGAGATCGGGGACCGAAAGATCGGTCCGAACGAACCGACGTACATCATCGCAGAGGCGGGATCGAACCACAACGGTGACCTCGAGATAGCCAAGGAACTCATCGACGTCGCCGCCGATGCAGGAGCGGACGCAGTAAAGTTCCAGACGTTCCGCGCCGAGGATATGTACGTGGAGGAGAGTGGCGAGGTCGAGTATCTCGACGACGATCGATCTATCTATGAGATCATCGAATCGATGGAGATGCCCTTCGAGTGGATTCCCAAATTACACGAGTACTGTCACGAGAGGGGAGTCCAGTTCTTATCGACACCCTTCGACGAACGTTCCGCGGAGAAATTAGAAGAGTTCGTCCCGGCGTGGAAGGTTGCTTCGTACACGAGTAGTCATATTCCATTCCTCGAACATCTCGCGAAGACGGACAAACCGATTATAATGTCCACGGGGGCTCACGAACTTGAGGAGGTGGCAGAGTCAGTTGGGGTGCTGCGTGAACACGATGTCTCAGACCTGGTTTTGCTTCAGTGTGTGGCGGCGTATCCCACGCCATTGTCGGACATCAACGTCCGCGTTGTCAAAACGCTTCAAGAGGAGTTCGATGTACTCTCGGGGCTATCGGATCACACGCTGGATCCAGTGATCGCTCCGTCTGCCGCGGTCGCACTCGGAGCGACAGTCGTAGAGAAGCACTTCACGCTCGACAAGTCAATGGAGGGTCCTGACCACCAGTTCGCGCTCGAACCTAACGAACTGGATCAGATGGTCTCGGCAATTCGGGGCACTGAGACAGCGATCGGAGGTAGCGAAAAAAGTGTTCTCAACGTGGAAAAAGAACTGTACGAGAAAGCTAGGCGAGCAATCCACGCTGTCAACAATATCGAAAAGGGAGACAGATTCACCTCCGAGAATATAAATATACTTCGACCAGGCGAACAAAAAGCGGGGTTACATCCTAAGTTCTACGACGAGATACTTGACGAAACTGCTTCTCGAAACGTTGAGAAAGGTGATGGAATTCATTGGGATGACGTATGCGAATGA
- a CDS encoding methionyl-tRNA formyltransferase — translation MSDEIDIIFLGVNDAGMRVYDWLCDKKNVFVHSLLTTKDQLEVIKETQPDYVVSCGYRHIVPEEILNIPNEGCLNLHPAYLPYNRGANPNVWSIVEGTPAGVTLHWMDPGIDTGNIIAQQKVGTDFSDDGKDLNEKLEDAQVELFQKVWPDVVKEEVTGRCQNEDEGTYHRTNEFDDLCELNPDEEVRVKDFLDRLRALTYPPYDNAEIEVDGETYYIEVDITK, via the coding sequence ATGTCCGACGAGATTGACATCATATTCCTTGGCGTAAACGATGCAGGAATGCGAGTCTATGATTGGCTTTGTGATAAAAAAAACGTATTTGTTCATTCCCTTTTGACGACTAAGGACCAGCTAGAGGTGATCAAGGAAACCCAGCCGGATTATGTGGTCTCATGTGGCTATAGACATATCGTGCCCGAAGAAATACTCAATATACCGAATGAGGGCTGTCTCAATCTCCATCCAGCATACTTACCGTACAATCGAGGAGCGAATCCCAATGTTTGGAGTATCGTTGAAGGGACTCCAGCCGGTGTCACTCTTCATTGGATGGACCCGGGTATAGATACGGGTAATATAATCGCGCAGCAGAAAGTGGGAACCGACTTTTCGGATGATGGAAAAGATCTGAATGAGAAACTCGAAGACGCTCAGGTAGAATTGTTTCAGAAAGTATGGCCGGACGTAGTGAAAGAAGAAGTGACGGGGAGATGTCAAAACGAAGACGAGGGTACATACCACCGTACGAATGAGTTCGACGATCTCTGCGAACTCAACCCCGACGAGGAGGTCCGAGTCAAAGATTTCCTGGACCGGCTTAGGGCTCTCACATATCCGCCGTACGATAACGCAGAGATAGAGGTCGACGGTGAAACCTACTATATCGAAGTCGATATTACGAAATAA
- a CDS encoding dTDP-glucose 4,6-dehydratase, with the protein MSETVVVTGAAGFIGRWVVNELLDRGYIVRGIDNLSNGANRNIKPFRDHDRFEFREGDVRDEQIVSDLFENDPNACIHLAAEIDVQESLEDPQAHFETNVVGTKNVLEACRRTDTRLGLVGTCMVYDVADSDEGIDEEHPVKPASPYAGSKLAAENLAESYYHGYDLPVVTLRPFNTYGPYQKTGMAGGVVSIFTNRDIAGEPLKIFGDGTQSRDLLYATDCARFIVEGTFCDDAIGEVLNAGTGSDISINDLAELIATEGTEITHVEHHHPQSEVQTLRCDPSKAGEMLDWEPEVSLEEGVDRLRTWLREERFD; encoded by the coding sequence ATGAGCGAGACAGTCGTCGTTACCGGTGCTGCGGGATTCATCGGACGCTGGGTCGTCAACGAACTCCTCGATCGTGGGTATATTGTTCGGGGTATCGACAATCTCTCGAACGGAGCCAATCGAAATATAAAACCGTTCCGCGATCACGACCGCTTCGAGTTCCGCGAGGGAGACGTGCGTGACGAGCAAATCGTCTCGGATCTCTTCGAAAACGATCCAAACGCTTGCATCCATCTCGCGGCCGAGATCGACGTTCAAGAGAGCCTAGAAGACCCACAGGCTCACTTCGAGACGAACGTCGTCGGAACGAAAAACGTCCTCGAAGCCTGTCGACGAACGGATACGCGACTCGGGCTCGTGGGAACCTGTATGGTGTACGACGTCGCCGATTCCGACGAAGGAATCGATGAAGAGCATCCAGTCAAGCCTGCATCGCCGTACGCCGGCTCGAAGCTCGCAGCCGAGAACCTCGCGGAGAGTTACTATCACGGGTACGATCTCCCGGTCGTGACGTTGCGACCGTTCAACACCTACGGACCGTATCAGAAGACAGGAATGGCCGGAGGGGTCGTATCGATATTTACAAACCGGGATATCGCTGGTGAGCCGCTGAAGATTTTCGGCGACGGAACACAAAGTCGGGATCTCCTCTACGCAACTGACTGTGCTCGATTCATCGTTGAAGGGACGTTCTGCGATGATGCGATCGGAGAGGTACTCAACGCGGGGACCGGATCCGACATCTCGATCAATGATCTCGCCGAACTGATCGCAACGGAGGGAACAGAGATCACGCACGTGGAACACCACCATCCCCAGAGTGAAGTCCAGACGCTCCGGTGCGATCCGAGCAAGGCCGGGGAGATGTTAGACTGGGAGCCCGAAGTTTCGCTTGAGGAGGGCGTCGATCGACTTCGGACGTGGCTGCGAGAAGAGCGGTTTGACTGA
- a CDS encoding SDR family NAD(P)-dependent oxidoreductase: MISAQNVLLTGGAGSIGRSLIPRLLDRNPSVLRILDNNEPGLARLKSQFDDDRCRFLAGDIRDKERLERAIEDIDIVIHTAAMKHVDVCEYNPFEAVKTNTLGLQNVVDAAIDSSVERVLFTSSDKAVSPANTMGTTKLLGEKLITAGNKHSGRSDLRLGSVRFGNVINSSQSVIPLFTEQIREGGPVTLTDERMTRFFLTYDDVFDLVQQAIERMRGGEVFVYKMPAIRIEDLAEAMIETIAPKYNYDPTDIDIKLIGRRPGETFHEEIMSDREATRVYENDSLYSILPETTEYLSYDSPKGFDEANSIVRSSENAEKLTKEEIVTLLERNGVGGDE, encoded by the coding sequence ATGATTTCCGCTCAGAACGTTCTCCTCACCGGTGGTGCGGGCTCAATCGGTCGCTCACTCATTCCGAGACTCTTAGATCGTAATCCGAGTGTCCTCCGAATTCTCGACAACAACGAACCTGGGCTCGCCAGATTAAAATCCCAATTCGACGACGATCGTTGTCGATTTCTGGCAGGTGATATCCGAGATAAGGAACGGTTGGAGAGGGCAATCGAGGATATTGATATCGTCATTCACACAGCTGCGATGAAACACGTCGATGTCTGTGAATACAATCCCTTCGAGGCGGTGAAGACGAACACACTCGGCCTCCAGAACGTCGTCGACGCCGCTATCGACTCAAGCGTCGAGCGGGTCCTCTTCACGAGCAGCGACAAGGCAGTCAGTCCAGCAAACACGATGGGAACGACGAAACTTCTCGGGGAAAAACTGATTACCGCTGGAAACAAACACAGCGGTCGATCTGATCTCCGTCTCGGATCTGTCCGGTTCGGGAACGTCATCAATTCCTCGCAATCGGTGATACCGCTCTTTACCGAACAGATCCGTGAAGGCGGCCCTGTCACACTCACCGACGAACGGATGACTCGATTCTTCCTCACATACGACGACGTATTCGACCTCGTCCAGCAGGCGATCGAACGGATGCGGGGAGGGGAAGTCTTCGTCTACAAGATGCCTGCAATCCGGATCGAAGACCTCGCAGAAGCGATGATCGAAACTATCGCGCCGAAATATAACTACGATCCGACGGATATCGATATCAAACTGATCGGTCGACGACCTGGAGAAACGTTCCACGAGGAGATTATGTCTGATCGAGAAGCAACGCGTGTATACGAGAACGATTCGTTGTATTCTATTCTTCCGGAAACTACGGAATACCTATCCTACGATTCTCCCAAAGGATTTGACGAAGCTAACAGTATCGTCCGCTCGTCAGAAAACGCAGAGAAGCTGACGAAGGAGGAAATCGTAACGCTTCTGGAACGGAACGGTGTTGGAGGAGACGAATGA